The sequence TCTATTATTCTTTGGGAAATAATAACAAGTCCACCCTGTTGAAAGGGAGTGTATACAGAGAGCACATCAACCAAGCATAATCCATGGCTTTGTAGAGGACAAAAGTAAAACAATTTCTTTAACAACTTCTTCTCTTTATGCACTAAAAACTGAAATCTGCTTAAAGCATAATTTATACCATAGAGGATTAGAGTACATAGGTGGTATGGGGAGTGGGGcacaaaatgttttcataaatttgattctattgatttgaaagCAAAGTTACTGAAACACCTCAGTTCTGCATTTCAGAAGATGTCTATCTGCGAGAAAgaaaatgtgcatgtgtgtgcatgtgtgcgtgtgtgtgtagggagTTGTTCACATGAACAAGCATTGCTTTAGCAGATGAACATGGAACACAGCCTCCTAATGTACTCTGAGAGTCTGTCTCTTTCTTCTGGTCAAGTTTAGATCCTAATCAGACACCAACCACAACCACAAACTATATCAAACCCAGGCAGATAAACAGGTTATGGTGGTTACCTGACCTACCTACCAATCTTAGGTTTCTCTCAAGGATGAGAAGTATATACTCCTATTCCCATTGACTACCTCTCTACATTCCAGATTCACTTATGACTGTTACATTTTCACAAGGGAGGAAAATGTCAGCACCACAGGGCTCGCTCCTGCATTGAGTTTCATACTTTCCCAGGCAATTTACTCAAGGGAGAgtgtggaggaaggggaggaggcaaAGGGAGTGATAAACAGATGTTACACATCTTTTTTCCTGGAAAGATCATCCCAGTTTTCCTAATTtcccaaaatttaaaagaatgtttattttgtttgtgttaCTATGGCAACTTCTAGCAGCTCAGGtttttttctaagtttaaaaacaccaaagatttcaaagaattttctagggcaatttttatacatttgctttttcattttgggCTGTGATATTTGtactccttttaattttattatttagaagagtgtgtgtgtatgtgtgcgtgtgtgtgtgtgtgtactgctttaaatttaaaatcatatttacatatatattacatgtcACCGGTTGACTGAAAGGCATTCATGCTTCTTGTAGCCTTTACAGCATTGTCCTCCTGGTGCTTTTCCTGCCCTCTGCCTCCTGGGTTCAGCTTATGAAAAGGTGAATGTCCTTCTTATCCTCCACTGACAATTCTACCCACTTACATAGGATGTGCAGTCAGTTTGTGAATACAGTCAGTCCGAGTCTTTGTCATATCAACCATCTTGGTGAACTCTGTAATCTCTAGTTAATTCTCTGggtattttcaaacattttgttgtttcaaataatatgaataaaatatttgaaatattaatgacatcaaaatttttcttaaaagtgtTTTGGCATTCAAGAAAAACATAACTCACCTAGATTCTTCAGTTCTTAAATTTTCTAGCTGCATTAGCAAGTAAAGGATTGGTGATTTTATACTGATTTGGGGCAGCATAGACAGATGCTGAGGATGGTTGTGCTGGGAATTCTTGTTGTGAGTTGCTTGTCACTCCTACACGAATAGACATGGTGAGAACTTCTTTTTCATGCTCACAATGTTGGTCTGGCCTAGCTGTCGACTGCTTGATGACGGAGTTTCTTTGAAGTGAGCAATACTGACAAATATGAATGAACTCATACCAGACTAGCAAGAGTTGGCAGTAGACCCAGTCACTCCGACCCACTTTCAGAGTTTGAAATGGCAAGTATTCAGGAAGGGCACATTAGCctttgaaatacaaaaaaaaaaaaaaaaaaaaaggaaaacccaacAAATACAGTCAGTGTTTACTCAAAGAATACAGTCATATAGTTGCTTCGCTTTCAATACTCTTAGGAATTAAGTGAATAAATGGGCTACAAACATGTGAAACTAGGagtgtgtgaaagaaaaaaagaaacaaaaggagtaAATACAAGACTAAACAATGTAGTCTTCTATTTAaacatttcagatttttattagtcctttaaaaattacttgtttAGTTAACTCTGTGTCCTCACCTTGGTTATATTCATATATAGTTTGACTCTATTACTAGATTATGTAAATCATTGTTTAATCAAATCTactaaagataagaaaaaaattctagccAGACTTATAGTAAGGAAATACAGAATTAAAAGTTTAAACCTACTAAAAGTACCATGGCTTATCAATTGGTTGTGTGTAAGGCATGTTAGGGGTATAAATGTGCATTTTGACTATAAATACAATTCATTAATGCAGGGAGCAAAATAGGGAGGGAAGTGAGGGGTTGCTAAAAGATCAGATTATTTTGCAAAATGCAgggtactttaaaattttatctcacTTAGAACGTCTCTGCCTTTAGTCAAATTAAGTTTTCCAAAGATAATTTGGTGTTTTAAAGATAATCGTCTTTTACTAAACAAACTGATGGCATCATAGAAAAACTAACCATTTTAGGCTTGACGAGATTTTCCCATCTTAGTGTACAGCCCTCTTGATATTGAGGTGGGAGACCACTGCAATGAGTAGCAACTGTTTTATATGATTGGAGTCagaaattttggaattttataCTCACacgaattttaaataatttgaaaactgaaACTTTGTGCCTACATACTAGAGGCATAGATACCTGTATAAAGTAGTCCCTTGTCAATCTCAGGTCATTGATTTAATACAGAATTTGGTAACTTTATGCATGGGAAGGTATGAGGGAAGTATAGGGAAAGAAGTTATATGGATGGCGTTCAGATCGATTTTATATAAACACAGcatatttatgtatctatatctCTTGTTTATAATCTCTAGCTAACACAAAGATGCTCTCAGAAGATCAATATTTTTTAACAGCGTATTTGCTTAAAAAATCCAATAGTGGCTCTGCCTCATAAAATTCTTAGCAACTTTTACTAACCAAGTTCAGAAATAATGAGAGGGGTGACCCCCTCATggatcagaatttttttaaaaatgagatcaaTTAGTTTCAGTTGAAACTGGTCTTTCCACatccacattctttttcataccaATTTAGGGGGAGATCCATTACCTAAACCAAATGGACCTACATTCAATGATATCATATTCTTATCTTATATTTCCtttgatagatttttttctgtcattctgATTGAGTTTCACAACAACATATAAGAGTAGAGCTTAATTAAGAATgggggcaggaagaggaaattggAAAAGGAAGGCATTTGGGCAAAGGAGGAAGCAACACTCTCTGGGGTTTTCCATTTGAGAGTTTTTGAGCAAAAGCTGCTATAGGAAAATATGTGGGTTGCTGGAAAGTGCAGGGTTATTGTGGAGGAAATAACTGTCAGGATGATTCTCACAGACCAACTACATTGCTACTTGATGAACTCCTGATAAAACCCAGAGCGCACAAAGCGAGGCAGTGAATCCTTTTCCATCAGGGCATGGATTCTTTTCTGGGCCACATCAAAGCTGCTTGGGGAAGGTTCCGCCAGGTTCTTCACTGTGATGTCCTTCGTGAAATGATCAATATTCACCTATGAGACAGGAAACAGGGTCACTGAGTCAGCCAGGTTATGGGATTTGAGGAGGGGTTGGGAGAGAAGTGGAATTTCTCACCAGTATAACACACGAGGGGAAGAGAGTCATAGCAAGTGAGAAATATCATTTCTACTTTATACGCAGTGGGGTAAGGCAACTTCAACAAATGCTTCAACAAATGCATGACTCAGATTAAGATCAACCAGTGATAGACACCCACTGTTAGAAACAAGCAGCCAACACATGCAGACctcatataatcctcacaataaccctaagaATGAGTCTTTCCTTTTGTAGgggaaagatagatagatagatagatagatagataggtagatagatagatagatagatatagatagagacttcttcaaggtcacagaactaaTAAATGTATTTGAATGCAGAGACTCTGAATTTGAATCCAAGTATCCTGATGCCTAATCCCACAATCCTCCTACCACAGCATTTTGTTTCACACCTAGTGGGGagaatgaagagagagaaagaacttctGACCAGGAATCCAAGAACTTTTGCATGGTTCTCGAAGAATAAAGAAATTTGGTCTTTTCCTGAAACTAAGTGGGAAACAATGGTTCTAGtgcaacaataataacaatagcagctAATACTTAATGAGTGCGGAGAGCTTAACTTTtacaggcactgtgctatgaATTCATTGAATCTTACAACTCTAGGAGGCAATACTGACACCTACATTTGACACCTGAGGGACAGaaatgttaagtgacttgcccaagatcataagTGGTAGAGAGAAAACTCAAAAGCCCAGCAATGTTGCTTTTACCCAGTAGACTGCAGTGTTGGAAGGCATTATGGCGTATTTGTCCTGAATGCAGGGCTACTACATCGAGCCATTCCCAGGGACACCATTCATGTTAGGGTCCGTGTAAATGGCCCTTGGAGCTGTACAGTGTACAACCTGCCTGGGCTTGTCTGAGTATGATTTGAGAGAAATCACTGTACCACACGTAGTATGTTTCAATGACTCTTAAGGTGTCTGcatgtaaaagagaaagaaacaaatcaaCCAATATTTTGAATTGGAACATGAGAAAATGTTTTAGGTCTCTCCTGGCCTGCTAGAAATTCTTGATACTGAGAAAAGCTATTTGGGCTCAGAGAATTATGAAGCAGCTTTAGGTCAGAGTCAGGGACAAAGACATGATTGGGGAGTACCAGGCCAGAACACACAGGAGTGACTGTGACTGAAGGTCCAGGATGAAGTGAGTTGAGGCTATGACATGTTTTCCACAGGTGAGAGGGGCCTGTGTGCTTTATGCAGGAATGGCGGAAGACTACACAGACAGCACAGGAAACAGCCCCAGAGGTGAGGTAGTCTGACTCCTGCCTTCACAGGTGAAGACTCCGAGACCCAGAGAGGTCGTTACAGGCCCACAAACAGCTAGTGAGGGACAGAGGTGAGGCTATCACGTATATTTCTCTATTCTCAGTCTGTTATTCCTCTCACCACACGAAAGCgatatttcttccttcttttaagtATATACTGAGCTAGGTGGCAGCCTTACTCAAATAGttacatttctaaaaattatagaattatctcctaatcctattttttaaagaagtgatgTATTTAAAACTTTCTAACACATTGTATGCACCAGCAAAAGCAGCTATTTATCTTATAAGTTTTATGTGCATGGGCTCCTCTAATGAATCATTTTGATATATACTCGTCCGTTTACTAGAgagccaagaaaatatttttcattaatttaaaatatggacAGTTGACAACATGCAGTATACGAGTTTTCTACTTATTGAACTACGCAGGgtcacttctctttttttaatcttagttcCAATTTTTTTACAACTGTATCTCTCCTTCAGTTCCTTATCTTAAAGAACGGAGGTGaatattcagagaaagaaaatttagatTACTATTTGCCTGGGTAGATTTGTTTTATAGGTCAATCTGCTGGTCACCAAAATGAAATAGTAAATTTGGGGGTCAAAATACAAGAGttggagaatttaaaaaataacagccaCAATTTATTAAACATCCTCTAGgtacacatgcatatatgtgaGATGATTACAGTTAAGGGAACAGAGAATTAGAGAGCTTTAGTGAGAAACTTGCCCAAAGGTACACATTGAGAAAGGTCTGGGTTGGGACATCTGCACCCATTCATCtcacaaatattcactgaatgtttattatgtgtcaggAGTGATCCACCATTCTCTCTGATGCCCAGCTCAGAGACTGGAGGCCAAGGCTATTTTATTTTGAGCTCACAGGTCCTCATAATGAGGGCCACCATTTGTGTGTTCTAGTAACTCAGCcagggttttgtttattttgaaacttcattttttttttttttttttttttgtggtatgtgggcctctcactgttgtggcctctcccgttgtggagcacaggctccggacgcgcaggctcagcggccatggctcacgggcccagccgctccgcgacatgtgggatcttcctggaccggggcacgaaccagtgacccctgcctcagcaggtggactctcaaccactgcgccaccagggaagcctttgaaACTTCATTTTTAATGTCTCATATTTTCATGATAAACACCAATGTTCTAGTAAGGAACCTTGAGAACAAAATTTTCCTGGAGCTCAAAGCAATAGTCCAGATGAGTCTCCACGATGTGCAGATATTGCAACAAATCCTAGACTTCTGTAAATAGGAATGATGTTGGTAGGAAGATAGGCTGGAAATGGGAGATCAGTTGAAGTCAGAAAATGGGTGTCAAATTTAATACTAATCTCCTTGGTAACATCACAAATAGAGATTCCACGTGGATAGAAGAATAATGTCCCAGCACAAAAGGCATCAGAAGTAGGGGAAGTTAACATATATGCATAGGGTGGGAGCCTGAGGAGTAGAACAGGAGATCTGGATAAGATTCCACAGCAAGACTAAGCCCAGTTCCATCTTAGGACTCTCACTTTCTCCACCTTGACCCATGGTGCTCTATACTCTCATGCTCCTGACCTCTACCTCCTGTGTCATGGAGGGAGCTCATCTGTTGGTATTAGGTATATAATTTGTCCATCCATTCaaacatatttatcttttaaaaaggatCAGTGATGAATAATGCATTACCAAAGGAATAAATATCAAATGGTGGGACCTCAAGAGTCTAGAGCacctgagagagaaaaagggtATTGGGGTTTTCCCCTCTCAAATAATCTTAAGTTAATTACTGCCTACCTAGAGGGTTTGCTCAGATCACTCCTGTGATTGACCCCAAATCTTGATGAAATGTTTGATGTCCAGATTGGATTATGGTGTGCAATGTGAAATTAGTGACCTGACCAAAACATGATGAACAGGTCTTGCTGAGGCCATCCTGAATTCCAGAGAAAGCCTTTTCAATTCAGTTTCATAAACAGCAAAGGGCAGATAAACTACCCCAAATCCTTTTTGAAATCAACACACATCTTGTCTTTAGCAGTCAGTTAATGGTACATTGTCTTCTGACATCTCTAGCACTATTATCTTGTAATCATTTGATTTTTGTAAGTAGAAACCCTGTTTCCCCTGACTAGAGTGTAAATGGAAAAGGCCTGGGGGAAACAACTGGATGGGGGAGAAtagaagggaaaagggagagttttcataagaaaagaaagggaagggaggagaagggcaagaggaagagagaagaaattaaGTGGTAGAAACATTCAGTAAGCATTCATTAGTTCAAATGCTGAGATATACATTTTCACGTCTGCTCTttaatttcatcctcacaaccatCCTGCAAAAACAGCCTTCATTACCCTCATTTTtcccaaagaaagaaactaaGTTCAGACAGACTCAATCATTTATCTAAGATCATACAACTAGTATCATTCTGACTTGCGATTACATACTACTGAAAAGAGACCCATGATTGCTTAGAAAGTGACCTAAACAGAGTTCAAGTTCATACCTGCTCGACTGTATTGCTCTGCCTTTCCACTCAGTAGGCGCTTACAAAAGGTGGCCCACTCTCAAATAGGAACAGCCTGTGGCTGCAAAGCGTACTGCCGTTGGAAATCCTTCCTGGGAAGTTGTTGAGCTGACCACACTCACCCACCTTCCCATCAGGACCTACCTCTTTAGGAGCCTCCGCTTGGATGAATTCTTCATAAATCTTCTTTGCCTTCTCAGCCATCTTGACAGGGGACTTGATCTTCTTGTAATCCTCACAGGCCATCCAGAACTCAAGGTTTTCCTCACTAAATTCAGACCTCAGGAAACTTTTGAAACTGGCAAGTCCGTCTAACAAGGAAAAAGGTTATTTGAGGAAATGTATTcaccctatctatctatctaacacTATATCCCACGTTGTAGCCTAGGTTTATTTACTATATATTCCTGTCATTTATGCCATAACCTTACAAAAGTTAACTCATTTGCTCCTCATTACGaatctattttacaaatgaagtcaGAGAGATCAAGTAACTTGCCCTTAGTTaaccagctggtaagtggcagagctgagattcagatCCAGACAGTCTATACTTAGGTGATGAAGGCTTACCTGTATACAACATCCAGGGACACTGTGAACACTAATGCCATTCTGGATACTTATCaattaccaaaaggaaaaaaatacatttaaaacttgATTTGGTAGTGTAAGTAACATTAATGTTGATTCTCGTGTATGAACTACTtgcagtctttttgtttttctacagATGATTTTTGAGCAAATATCGTGTTCTGGGAATTATGGTAAGTAAAATAGACATGGTTCCGGCCCTAATGAAGTTTATAGATCCTGGGGgaggtagaaaagaaaatgaagaaacacacacaaataaatgtatacaacaaaagaaaaccatacgAAAGATAGTAAGAGTAACAAAAGGGGTCCTAACCTCGTTTTAGGTTTAGGGAAAGCCTCCATGAGAAAGTGACATTCCATTTGAGACCTGAAGGAGGAGTGGGAAGGGGCCCAATGAAGTCACCACTTGCAGAGTAGTTACTATGCCCGTCAATTATACATCAGTCTATAAACATATTAAATTCAGTATAATTATAACTACTGTGATTCTGTTTTCAGTGCACTGTTGCTCCT comes from Delphinus delphis chromosome 1, mDelDel1.2, whole genome shotgun sequence and encodes:
- the RGS5 gene encoding regulator of G-protein signaling 5, which encodes MCKGLAALPHSCLERAKEIKIKLGILLQKPESAADLVIPYPEKAEKPAKTQKPSLDKALQWRDSLDKLLQNNYGLASFKSFLRSEFSEENLEFWMACEDYKKIKSPVKMAEKAKKIYEEFIQAEAPKEVNIDHFTKDITVKNLAEPSPSSFDVAQKRIHALMEKDSLPRFVRSGFYQEFIK